In Prunus dulcis chromosome 1, ALMONDv2, whole genome shotgun sequence, the following are encoded in one genomic region:
- the LOC117632945 gene encoding major strawberry allergen Fra a 1.08-like, which produces MGVFTYETEFTSVIAPPRLFKALVLDADNLVPKIAPQAVKSAEIVEGDGGVGTIKKTSFGEGSEYSYVKHQVDALDKDNFVYNYSLIEGDALSDKIEKISYEIKLVASADGGSIIKNTSNYHTKGDVEIKEEHVKAGKERAHALFKVIETYLVANPDAYN; this is translated from the exons ATGGGTGTCTTCACATACGAAACCGAGTTCACCTCTGTCATTGCTCCACCTAGGTTGTTCAAAGCCCTTGTTCTAGATGCTGACAACCTAGTCCCAAAGATTGCTCCACAAGCAGTTAAAAGTGCTGAAATTGTTGAAGGAGATGGAGGAGTTGGAACCATCAAGAAGACTAGCTTTGGGGAAG GAAGTGAATACAGCTATGTGAAGCACCAGGTTGATGCGCTTGACAAAGATAACTTTGTGTACAACTACAGTTTGATTGAAGGAGATGCTCTTTCAGACAAAATTGAGAAAATCTCTTATGAGATTAAGTTGGTGGCATCTGCAGATGGCGGTTCCATCATAAAGAACACCAGCAACTACCACACCAAGGGTGATGTTGAGATCAAGGAAGAGCATGTTAAGGCTGGCAAAGAAAGGGCCCATGCTTTGTTCAAGGTTATTGAGACCTATCTTGTGGCCAACCCTGATGCCTACAACTAA
- the LOC117632920 gene encoding major strawberry allergen Fra a 1.08-like, translating to MGVFTYTDESTSVIPPPRLFKALVLEADTLIPKIAPQSVKSAEIVEGDGGVGTIKKISFGEGSHYSYVKHRIDGLDKDNFVYSYSLVEGDALSDKVEKISYEIKLVASADGGSIIKSTSNYHTTGDVEIKEEDVKAGKEKATGLFKLIENYLVANPDAYN from the exons ATGGGTGTCTTCACATACACAGACGAGTCCACCTCAGTCATCCCCCCACCAAGATTGTTCAAAGCCCTTGTTCTTGAAGCTGACACCCTCATCCCCAAGATTGCTCCCCAATCAGTGAAAAGTGCTGAAATTGTTGAAGGAGATGGAGGTGTTGGAACCATCAAGAAGATTAGCTTTGGTGAAG GAAGTCATTACAGCTATGTGAAGCACCGGATCGACGGGCTTGACAAAGATAACTTTGTGTACAGCTACAGTTTGGTTGAAGGAGATGCTCTTTCAGACAAGGTTGAGAAAATCAGTTATGAGATTAAGTTGGTGGCATCTGCTGATGGAGGTTCCATCATAAAGAGCACCAGCAACTACCATACCACAGGTGATGTTGAGATCAAGGAAGAGGATGTTAAGGCTGGGAAAGAGAAGGCAACTGGTCTGTTCAAGCTCATTGAGAACTACCTTGTGGCCAACCCAGATGCCTACAACTAA
- the LOC117614618 gene encoding major strawberry allergen Fra a 1-3-like, translated as MGVFTYETEINSVIPPARLFNAFVLDADNLIPKIAPQAVKSTEILEGDGGVGTIKKINFGEGSTYSYVKHRIDGIDKENFVYQYSVIEGDAISETIEKISYETKLVASGSGSVVKSTSHYHTKGEFEIKEEHVKAGKEKASHLFKLIENYLLEHHDAYN; from the exons ATGGGTGTGTTCACATACGAAACCGAGATCAACTCTGTCATCCCTCCTGCTAGGTTGTTCAATGCCTTTGTTCTTGATGCTGACAACCTAATCCCAAAAATTGCACCACAGGCAGTTAAGAGCACTGAGATCCTTGAAGGAGATGGAGGCGTTGGAACCATCAAGAAAATTAACTTTGGTGAAG GTAGCACTTACAGCTATGTGAAGCACAGAATTGATGGGATTGACAAAGAGAACTTCGTGTACCAGTACAGTGTGATCGAAGGAGATGCAATCTCTGAGACAATTGAGAAGATCTCCTATGAGACTAAGTTGGTGGCATCTGGCAGTGGTTCTGTCGTCAAGAGCACCAGCCACTACCACACCAAGGGAGAGTTTGAGATCAAGGAAGAGCATGTCAAGGCTGGCAAAGAGAAGGCCTCTCATCTCTTCAAGCTCATTGAGAACTACCTCTTGGAACACCATGATGCCTACAACTAA
- the LOC117614619 gene encoding major allergen Pru ar 1-like, whose translation MGVFTYETEFTSVIPPARLFKAFILDADTLIPKIAPSAVKGAEIVEGDGGVGTIKKITFGEGSQYGFVKHRVDGIDKDNFSYSYTLIEGDALSDVIEKIAYETKLVASPNGGSIIKTTSHYHAKGDVVIKEEQVKAGKAKASGLFKLVEDYLTANPDAYN comes from the exons atgggTGTTTTCACATATGAAACAGAGTTCACCTCTGTCATCCCACCAGCAAGGTTGTTCAAGGCTTTCATCCTCGACGCCGATACCCTCATCCCCAAGATTGCTCCATCTGCAGTCAAAGGTGCTGAAATCGTTGAAGGCGATGGAGGCGTTGGAACCATCAAGAAAATTACCTTTGGTGAAG GCAGCCAATACGGGTTTGTGAAGCACAGGGTCGATGGGATCGACAAGGACAACTTTTCTTACAGCTACACTTTGATTGAAGGAGATGCCTTATCTGACGTAATCGAGAAGATCGCTTATGAGACCAAGTTGGTGGCATCCCCCAACGGAGGATCTATCATCAAGACCACCAGCCATTACCATGCCAAGGGAGATGTGGTGATCAAGGAGGAGCAAGTTAAGGCTGGCAAAGCAAAGGCTTCTGGTCTCTTCAAGCTTGTTGAAGACTACCTAACGGCCAACCCTGATGCCTACAACTAA
- the LOC117633454 gene encoding major strawberry allergen Fra a 1.08-like, translated as MGVFTYSDESTSVIPPPRLFKALVLEADTLIPKIAPQSVKSAEIVEGDGGVGTIKKISFGEGSHYSYVKHRIDGLDKDNFVYNYSLVEGDALSDKVEKITYEIKLVASADGGSIIKSTSNYHTKGDVEIKEEDVKAGKEKATGLFKLIENYLVANPDAYN; from the exons ATGGGTGTCTTCACATACTCAGACGAGTCCACCTCAGTCATCCCCCCACCAAGATTGTTCAAAGCCCTTGTTCTTGAAGCTGACACCCTCATCCCCAAGATTGCTCCCCAGTCAGTTAAAAGTGCTGAAATTGTTGAAGGAGATGGAGGTGTTGGAACCATCAAGAAGATTAGCTTTGGTGAAG GAAGTCATTACAGCTATGTGAAGCACCGGATCGACGGGCTTGACAAAGATAACTTTGTGTACAACTACAGTTTGGTTGAAGGAGATGCTCTTTCAGACAAGgttgagaaaatcacttatgagaTTAAGTTGGTGGCATCTGCTGATGGAGGTTCCATCATAAAGAGCACCAGCAACTACCACACCAAAGGAGATGTTGAGATCAAGGAAGAGGATGTTAAGGCTGGGAAAGAGAAGGCAACTGGTCTGTTCAAGCTTATTGAGAACTACCTTGTGGCCAACCCAGATGCCTACAACTAA
- the LOC117633746 gene encoding major strawberry allergen Fra a 1.08-like, whose product MGVFTYSDESTSVIPPPRLFKALVLEADTLIPKIAPQSVKSAEIVEGDGGVGTIKKISFGEGSHYSYVKHQIDGLDKDNFVYNYSLVEGDALSDKVEKISYEIKLVASADGGSVIKSTSNYHTKGDVEIKEEDVKAGKEKATGLFKLIENYLVANPDACN is encoded by the exons ATGGGTGTCTTCACATACTCAGACGAGTCCACCTCAGTCATCCCCCCACCAAGATTGTTCAAAGCCCTTGTTCTTGAAGCTGACACCCTCATCCCCAAGATTGCTCCCCAATCAGTTAAAAGTGCTGAAATTGTTGAAGGAGATGGAGGTGTTGGAACCATCAAGAAGATTAGCTTTGGTGAAG GAAGTCATTACAGCTATGTGAAGCACCAGATCGACGGGCTTGACAAAGATAACTTTGTGTACAACTACAGTTTGGTTGAAGGAGATGCTCTTTCAGACAAGGTTGAGAAAATCAGTTATGAGATTAAGTTGGTGGCATCTGCTGATGGAGGTTCCGTCATAAAGAGCACCAGCAACTACCACACCAAAGGTGATGTTGAGATCAAGGAAGAGGATGTTAAGGCTGGGAAAGAGAAGGCAACTGGTCTGTTCAAGCTTATTGAGAACTACCTTGTGGCCAACCCTGATGCCTGCAACTAA